One window from the genome of Bacillus rossius redtenbacheri isolate Brsri chromosome 10, Brsri_v3, whole genome shotgun sequence encodes:
- the LOC134536210 gene encoding ADP-ribosylation factor-like protein 6-interacting protein 4 translates to MGKRSHSHKSRERDTLEDEHEGKKSKLDDNKKLAKRKHKHKVKHKKQNKEKKQKIKGNTSKETGSAEDDDSLNDRLLNDRAKAMAPMTKEEWDRRQSIVRRVVDEETGRTRLVKGDGEILEEIVSKQEHSRINKLATKNDGQFFQQSLISKTK, encoded by the exons ATGGGCAAAAGGAGCCACAGTCATAAGTCACGTGAACGTGATACGTTAGAAGATGAACATGAAGGGAAGAAATCTAAGCTGGATGACAACAAGAAATTGGCTAAGCGCAAACACAAACACAAGGTAAAGCACAAAAAACAGAACAAGGAGAAGAAGCAGAAAATTAAGGGAAACACAAGCAAGGAAACTGGCAGTGCCGAGGACGATGACAGTTTGAACGATAGACTGCTAAACGATAGAGCGAAGGCCATGGCTCCCATGACGAAAGAGGAATGGGACAGGCGACAGAGCATCGTTAGGAGGGTGGTCGACGAAGAAACCGGCCGGACAAG GTTGGTGAAGGGTGACGGAGAAATATTGGAGGAAATTGTGTCAAAGCAGGAACACTCACGGATCAACAAATTGGCCACGAAAAATGACGGGCAGTTCTTCCAGCAAAGCCTGATCTCAAAAACGAAGTAG